Genomic window (Helianthus annuus cultivar XRQ/B chromosome 3, HanXRQr2.0-SUNRISE, whole genome shotgun sequence):
ttcatttttggcagatttggtccctggtcttgtacgcgatgtttcggctgcttttctcgacccgtaaacccccaaacttggtttctaagaaccttaggactttaccaacatggaaatgtcctcggaacatttagcgctcaaccgaaaagccctgaaattcgacgttgacgcttttagtccttcaagtacggttttggccataactttctcatacgttgacgaaacttcatgaaatttttaccacatattctagtgagtatattttagctttacaaagcttcgggtctgccaaaaagttcactcagaggtataaattaaacatgttgacacttttggcccctatagtttgcaatacttcacttttgtgcaatttccgcgtcgtatgatccatgaaccatccgtttaaggttataaacattatgtagggttatcatagagtctatttatccattgttgacactttggacccttacgttccatagttttcactgtttgtcacttttagtccctctaaagtatgttttcacataacggaaccttatgacacgtgtcaagacattattggacgaaatttttcgaggtgttacaatcctgaggcagtatcctgactattactaacgattggcttgtaaaacgttggttacaagggactaacgttcatgaGGACCAAGTCATCCTGAAGACCCGCTCAAATTGGTCAGGATAAAgacgttgatggtggaagaatAGCTCTTGTAACGGTCGGTATTGAAGAAAGACATGTTTTATGGAAGCTGGTCAAAGATACTAATGTTATAACGGTTATGGAAGCTAAAATCTCGGAATTATGGTTAATATGCGCGTGGAAAACGAGTAGAAACAGCCCCCAATGTTCGGAATGGAATATTTCCCAGTATCCCAGAATAATAGGAGAGTTAGTTTGTAATTtgtaactataaatagaaggccagATCAATAGGAACACACACTTCACTTTCTACTCTCGAACTCACACTTCTTTTTTCTTTCTAATACGCACAAACACTCAACACTTGTAATTGTTGTACCACTTAGCATTGATCTGAGTCATATCTTGCACTGTATCCTGtttattcaagcaataagaagaacaaggcagccgacgattgtcagctcccaaggttttatgccagagatctagattgatcaagggctttctttgtatatctcgtgtcaacctttacatttttgctcattgtttgattattgatATAGCTGGGtatcctgagctatatcctgaaactgtttttgcaaactaacaaaccaacatattttttcacaaagtattactatgacactacctcacaaaactaatttgatcacttaattgcttaggtaatttttgaccaaaacaatttggcgcccaccgtggggtaaGTGGTGCTATTCTTGCTAAAAACCTTGCTAAAATCATTACTTGGATTTCTTTTTTCGAAACTTTTTGCACAACTATTTTCAATGGTCTCaaaatcaaacatgagctcttcaaCCATCCCTactacaacctctgcaacaactGGTTTGGTGCTTCCTCCTCCTCCACAAGTTCAAGCTCCTTAAAGAGAAATGAAAGCCAAATATCCCGAGACACTCCTCCCGCTCAGAATGTCAACAGATCTGGTGTTCCAGGGAGAACTCCTGTTATGGTttctaatgatgaaattttaACTTTGTTTGGTAATATACAGGATCAAATGAAGAAACAACAGGAGACTAACCAAGTCATAATGAAggaaatacaactcttgaagtccAACTCCAAGAGCCCTACTGAGGATACTGATACCCATCTGCAGGCCAGgatgttgaactttagttcagtagtatatactgaggataatcAGGGCAATATCATACTGAGTCTGTAATAACCCGATTTTTTTTCTCTAAAtctattatatttattatatattaaagTAATAACATATGAATTACAATTCGATAATTAGTGATAGAGTTTAAAACTTTAATAAGATGCTAAATTGTTTGGGAAGCTAATTTAATTATGTTTTATCGTAATGTTTGTTAGGATTGAACAAGGAAACTgaattcatttatttatttattttgatatCAAATTTGACTAATATTTGGATTCTAAAGTCTTTagaataaatttatttatttagctTTGGATAAAGAAAACAATTCATATTACTAGCCTTTGGTTAATTAGTAATATTATTTGTGTTATTCTGTTAAATGAGAGGAAATTTATATAGATTTAATTATGGGGAATAATtgtttgagttttctttttcaaTCTTCGGTGATTGGCGAGATTTACGTATTACGCATAACTACCCTAAATAAACAATTACTCATACTCCTACATATTATTGAAGATGATACAACTGATTGTGCTAATTATACGGATACATTTATTGTAAATATATGCTCTATTATTATGAGTTTCACTTTTGGGAATCGGTGGTAGACCTACGCTTTCTTTTCTTCTAAACTTTCAATCCGACTTCAGCATTCGATCTTTTATGATTGAGATAATCACCGCCGCACCACGGTGACCACCTTGTCACAAGTTCTTGCCGTCGCTGTTCAGGCCACACAACCACCACTCGCCGCCACTCACCAGCCTTACACCATTGTCACTATTCTGTTGTGACCACCCCTCGTCGCTCGCATCCTATTCAAGTTAATCAGATTCAGGATCAGCCATTCCACGCATCGTGTAACTCTCCCATGTTGTCATTGAACCGTTTTCTCCTAGGCATCCTTGTAACCGCGTGACGTCTTCCAACCAGTTCCGTTTGACAAGCCTTACTCGTTTTTTTGATTGCTTGTAACCAGCATCTTCCTAATGTTCATCGTGTATTTGAGGTATATGCTTTGATTTGAAACTTAAATTTCTGTAACTTATTATTCAGGCAACGTGTATTAAACGGAGAAGAGGAGTACCGGGTCTTTGTGGGAACTCTAAAAATAAATATTGGAATTTTTGCCACGTAAAACTTTGAGCCAGAATATAGATAATCTAATAGATTTAAATTGTTTGGTTTTAGCATGCTTTGTGTGTCAAGATTAATATATACATTCTTATATCTATCTACATCAACCAAATAGCTTTTGTGCATTGTGGTTTATGGATGTGATAGTAAATTCTTTGGGAAAATCCATACAGTTTCACAATAAGAATATAATATTCTTTATAATTGATTAATTTGATGATTAATAAAAAAAACCATATGATTTTAAGTGTGGTAAATTGGGTTGAGTCGAATACAAATTATTTATAAAAGGGGAATAATATTAATCATCCAAGGGGCACAACTCTATGTCGCCTAAATATTAATCATCCAACGAATTGGACATCGTAACCTAAGTTCAGCGAATCTAATTCTATAGACAGTTAACATGTAGGTTCACGTGTGCTTTAAGGGAGACTTGAATTGTTTTTGCTTTCGCTCTACTTTCTAAgaaggtacggattctgtttcGTTTACATCATAGTATAATTTTATTTTCGTTACTCTTGGTACGGATTCTTTGGTCTTCTCATCAGAGTATTTTTTTATCATATCCGTTACTTTGCAGTACGGATTTTGTCTGTTTCCGTTAGTTGCTTCATTTCACATTTATTATTTGATAAGTTCAAAGTAGCATGAAATAGACCTTAGCAGTTGTAATCATTGTTGCATGTTCTCGTTAGCTTTAATTGTTGTACTCTGCCACCCGAgcatgtttggtttggtttggttcggtttggtttggtttgtggAGATGGAACAATGGGTGCACACCGTACTCACCgtctcataggtgcatggactagctagctgtgCACCTGTTTGGTtgtttaggctcgtgggtgcttcCGTCTCACGTGACTTGGTTTGTTGTTATTTGTAGTCACGTAGTCACGTAGTCTGATATCTGTTTCTGATCTAATATGTTTATGATATTGTCTGGTACGCTTTGTATGTCTGATTATGTTCTGCCTCAGATTATGTTCAGTATTTGTTCAAGTATCAGTTTTGGTTTTGTGTTCAGAAATTTCATATTTCTTTCTTTATGTCCCTTCTTTACTTGTACTATTTGATTTTTCCGTTACTGGGCAAcctttggctcagccgtagttttCTTTGTTGTGTTTTTCTTATTTGTTGACAGGTAATCCGGGAAATGTTGGGAACTAGTGATGATGAGAGTAAATGCAGTTCAAGAATAaagacttttatttatttaagtaTTTTGAATTAATTAATACTTAGGATTCTTGGTTTGTTTTCGAAACTTTTGTTTGTCTTTTGGATCCTACGTTTCCTCTTTAAACAGATTGTGTTTGGTTTTGGATATCTGTaatagtgacacgtcagccctattcgggtcggggtgttacagttatggtatcagagcccaggCTCTTTCTTGTAGAAAActtaaatattaataattaaacatGTGAGGTAATGGGTAGACGTCGGGTTAGGATTTCTCTCTTCCATCTTCCCCCGTAACTTTAAAATTTTCTTGCCTCACACATCTTCTTTTTCAGATGCCTCCTAGAAGAATTGTAAACACGCACCGTAATGAGGATGACGATATTCCCATTGAGACCCTCATTGCTAATGCCGTTAATACAGCCATCGCGGGTTTAATCCCCAACTTATTGCAACAGCTTCAGCCAAATAACAACAACGGACCTCCAGGGGGTAATAAGAATAATGGCCCTCATGGCGGTAATGTTAACCCTCCTGTTGCCATTCATGATTGGCTTGATCGCTTCCAAAGGCTAAAGCCAAAATTGTTTAGTACTGCTGCCACCCCGGTTGAGGCGGAAAACTGGATTGCTCATATCGAGAAAAATTTTGAAGTGTTGGGTGTGAATGACGAATTCAAAATCAGGCTTGCTAGTTACAAATTGGAGGACGATGCTCATAGGTGGTGGAAGACTTTGAAGAATGCTCGTGGAGGAGATAATTATGTAGCCACACTTCCTTGGAATGAGTTTCGCACATTGTTCTATCAGCAGTATTTCACTGATGCTGACCGCAGTGAATATCTAAGAGAGTATTCCTCTATCATGCAGGGGGACGATGAGCCTATTATGGAGTTTAAAACTCGTTTCTGTCGTTTGGTCAATTTTCTGGGTCCGACCGCAGGTACGCTAGAGCAGCAAACCAACACTTTCAAGTGGGCTATATGTGACCGTGATAGGAAGTTTATTCTGAATCTTCGTTTCGCTGATATTAATGAAATTGTTTATGCGGTCAAAAACTTGGATAATGATAAGAAGCATCGCCAGAGGACGTTGGATGATAATCGTAAGCGACCAAGGGAAGATAACCAGAGTAATTTTTCTTTTCAGGGTGGCAATGATCAATCTCGAGACCGTAGGCACCGTTCTGATAGGAATTACGACAATCAGAtacaacaagacaaacaaaaCCTGCCACAATATCGTGACCCTCCTTGTGCCACTTGTGGGAAACCTCATAACGGGGTTTGTCGCCGAGCTGAACGTCTCTGTTTCAGTTGTGGAGATGCAGGTCACCTGGTTAAAGAGTGCCCCAAGTTTAACCCTAGAGCTAATACTAGGGGAAATGCCAGACTTGCTGCTAATGATGCAGCTAATACCCCAGGTATGATTTCTGGTTTATTGCATATTAGTTAATGTGATATATATGCTCTAATTGACACTCTTGAAACAATATGTGATATCACTTGTATTTGCTAAGTACTTGAGGACTAGGTCTGCTAATTTAGAATACACGTTGATGATATGTACGTTATTCGGTACGAACCAAGTCCACTATCATTTTGTTGGACTTGTTATTTGTTTTCACTAGGTGAATCCGTTTGCTCGGATATTTGATATATTTGATTTTGTCTGATCTTGAACAAATTCTTACTCGTTTTAGTCCATGGTACAAGTCCTAGTTTACCTGTCATTTAAGTAACTCGAAAATTTTCTTTTCTATGTAGTATTTGGTTATACAACTATAATATTTGAAGTTTGCTCCATATGTGATATGTGTGAATTTTGCCTTTATTAGTGATTAtcaatttcgaggacgaaattttttttaTGAGGGTAGAATTGTAATATCCGAAAAatttgaaaaccctaaaacaataAATACCTATTAATTACGCCGGTTCTAAATGAATTAAATACGTCTTAAAATAGACTAAattatttatcacttttaaaGGTACTAGTTATTTAGTATAGAGATTATTTtgcaaattttttttaaataataataataacaagtgTTGCTAGTTGTATAGTTAATATGAGTAATAGTCATTATTTTGTATCAACTCATTCTGTATCAACTAATTTCAGGGGGGAAATATTGGTTAGGTTCGAGTGTTGAAATGCCGGTAATGTATAATGTAATATAAcgtaaatttcgaggacgaaaattTTTAAGAGGGTAATATTGTAATAACCCGATTTTTTTTCTCTAAAtctattatatttattatatgtTAAAGTAATAACATATGAATTACAATTCGATAATTAGTGATAGAGTTTAAAACTTTAATAAGATGCTAAATTGTTTGGGAAGCTAATTTAATTATGTTTTATCGTAATGTTTGTTAGGATTGAACAAGGAAACTgaattcatttatttatttattttgatgtCAAATTTGACTAATATTTGGATTCTAAAGTCTTTagaataaatttatttatttagctTTGGATAAAGAAACAATTCATATTACTAGCCTTTGGTTAATTAGTAATATTATTTGTGTTATTCTGTTAAACGAGAGGAAATTTATATAGATTTAATTATGGGGAATAATtgtttgagttttctttttcaaTCTTCGGTGATTGGCGAGATTTACGTATTACGCATAACTACCCTAAATAAACAATTACTCATACTCATACATATTATTGAAGATGATACAACTGAGTGTGCTAATTATACGGATACATTTATTGTAAATATATGCTCTATTATTATGAGTTTCACTTTTGGGAATCGGTGGTAGACCTACGCTTTCTTTTCTTCTAAACTTTCAATCCGACTTCAGCATTCGATCTTTTATGATTGAGATAATCACCGCCGCACCACGGTGACCACCTTGTCACAAGTTCTTGTCGTCGCTGTTCAGGCCACACAACCACCACTCGCCGCCACTCACCAGCCTTACACCATTGTCACTATTCTGTTGTGACCACCCCTCGTCGCTCGCATCCTATTCAAGTTAATTGGATTCAGGATCAGCCATTCCACACATCGTGTAACTCTCCCATGTTGTCATTGAACCGTTTTCTCCTAGGCATCCTTGTAACCGCGCGACGTCTTCCAACCAGTTCCGTTTGACAAGCCTTACTTGTTTTTTGATTGCTTGTAACCAGCATCTTCCTAATGTTCATCGTGTATTTGAAGTATATGCTTTGATTTGAAACTTAAATTTCTGTAACTTATTATTCAGGCAACGGGTATTAAACGGAGAAGAGGAGTACCGGGTCTTGGTGGGAACTCTAAAAATAAATATTGGAATTTTTGCCACGTAAAACTTTGAGCCAGAATATAGATAATCTAATAGATTTAAATTGTTTGGTTTTAGCATGATTTGTGTGTCAAGATTAATATATACATTCTTATATCTATCTACATCAACCAAATAGCTTTTGTGCATTGTGGTTTATGGCTGTGATAGTAAATTCTTTGGGAAAATCCATACAGTTTCACAATAAGAATATAATATTCTTTATAATTGATTAATTTGatgattaataaaaaaaaaccatatGATTTTAAGTGTGGTAAATTGGGTTGAGTCGAATACAAATTATTTATAAAAGGGGAATAATATTAATCATCCAAGGGGCACAACTCTATGTCGCCTAAATATTAATCATCCAAGGAATTGGACATCGTAACCTAAGTTCAGCGAATCTAATTCTATAGATAGTTAACATGTAGGTTCACGTGTGCTTTAAGGGAGACTTGAATTGTTTTTGCTTTTGCTCTACTTGCTAAgaaggtacggattctgtttcGTTTACATCATAGTATAATTTTATTTTCGTTACTCTTGGTACGGATTCTTTGGTCTTCTCATCAGAGTATTTTTTTATCATATCCGTTACTTTGCAGTACGGATTTTGTCTGTTTCCGTTAGTTGCTTTTTCACATTTATTATTTGATAAGTTCAAAgtagcatgcaatagaccttAGCAGTTGTAATCATTGTTGCATGTTCTCGTTAGCTTTAATTGTTGTACTCTGCCACCCGAgcatgtttggtttggtttggtttggttcggtttggtttggtttgtggAGATGGAACAATGGGTGCACACCGTACTCACCgtctcataggtgcatggactagctagctgtgCACCTGTTTGGTtgtttaggctcgtgggtgcttcCGTCTCACGTGACTTGGTTTGTTGTTAT
Coding sequences:
- the LOC110931375 gene encoding uncharacterized protein LOC110931375 — its product is MPPRRIVNTHRNEDDDIPIETLIANAVNTAIAGLIPNLLQQLQPNNNNGPPGGNKNNGPHGGNVNPPVAIHDWLDRFQRLKPKLFSTAATPVEAENWIAHIEKNFEVLGVNDEFKIRLASYKLEDDAHRWWKTLKNARGGDNYVATLPWNEFRTLFYQQYFTDADRSEYLREYSSIMQGDDEPIMEFKTRFCRLVNFLGPTAGTLEQQTNTFKWAICDRDRKFILNLRFADINEIVYAVKNLDNDKKHRQRTLDDNRKRPREDNQSNFSFQGGNDQSRDRRHRSDRNYDNQIQQDKQNLPQYRDPPCATCGKPHNGVCRRAERLCFSCGDAGHLVKECPKFNPRANTRGNARLAANDAANTPGMISGLLHIS